From one Ooceraea biroi isolate clonal line C1 chromosome 7, Obir_v5.4, whole genome shotgun sequence genomic stretch:
- the LOC113562243 gene encoding uncharacterized protein LOC113562243 yields MDHDNLWEVTVVPSVSFKTTSISSRATFSTRTLSIASEYESKRDLYLPFQNEKENEDACKATKRSKIIPSSLDHPRFNCDDSHHSNHSERKSISILCKNGKELNDQMDEKISTGNPCLEMCGETNNLVHAPFIELGAVYKILDFITDSDPKVSSLTNSCCNEISRILRCLLAQCRDKTLEDLLLNDSSLYRCERCGVISYILPSHLASEEIKESKMKIRRDAEIMTVTYDHVNDNQNNEKSKISINPADKKNNAQSKVFVNDCKIDRRVKCKHELNATESLPIKEHIFVMKSCTENLNRTNDISDVEAASAKIKNKSYFNNNGVKREWSPDIKTLRRQMRYECNGATKNYHRNDDESLISMKACADTDKEEIVRKISYEAKSQIDGLLAGIWYSKNAQKTQCSQQSFEKHADISTVTDTVKYLAHGPFVTSGKEEDELFLKLQDRHCVRLVNARKGQSSVLYSRNDYPQHNSGFWLFDESGRLPEVLDEYRYLPMPRLDNQENVRFDANILRRSNTAVKIRKMDSWSDCLEKDSLEDCARLQQRGESDTATFSSSSAENLIHEWMESVDTRNEINDIDDDVPRGRRLVSSRPSLDIARHVKAEIARDTCSDNAKTSMLQARDSNIVARLSPETQRKICHLIQKIMLLDSTRDLAFYCEKCSMTDAFNSEKLLHSKFVDARFVHSNNQITNTCANDYIPMKLFDSSKDKNHLFKRLANSVNTHSQDLNKSKDSIQIPHESIITPVPPDKSLRRVEHVDNSTKRITRQIIYKNMSSRNVVKKNDGYTATEILSIYREILENSKNMEWDNFQELVEDLHPEQKEIWRNICRIISEKAKRERAGDADSNIEVSIEISPVNPEENMKTSEIKTCTREIVFEVDMTLKDVESFLRKELYPTDECLDTYKDGHNDVTSCSKSKQESNSNQKSTRYIPVMSKYVPISYQF; encoded by the coding sequence ATGGATCACGATAACTTATGGGAGGTAACGGTAGTTCCATCAGTATCATTTAAAACTACATCTATTAGTAGTAGAGCAACATTTTCCACAAGAACTTTAAGTATCGCAAGCGAATACGAGAGTAAACGAGATCTGTATCTTCcgtttcaaaatgaaaaagagaacgaGGACGCCTGTAAAGCTACTAAAAGATCGAAAATTATACCATCATCGCTTGATCATCCAAGATTCAATTGTGATGACTCGCACCATTCTAATCATTCGGAAAGAAAATCGATTTCtatattatgcaaaaatggaaaagaattAAACGATCAAATGGATGAGAAAATAAGTACAGGAAATCCATGCCTTGAAATGTGCGGAGAAACAAACAATTTAGTGCACGCGCCCTTCATTGAACTAGGAGCGGTTTACAAAATTCTTGACTTTATTACAGATTCAGATCCTAAAGTATCGTCATTGACTAACAGTTGTTGTAACGAGATATCGAGAATATTGCGATGTCTGTTAGCGCAGTGTCGCGACAAAACGTTAGAAGATCTTCTCTTAAACGATTCTTCTCTGTATAGATGCGAGCGTTGCGGGGTAATAAGTTACATATTGCCATCGCATCTTGCTTctgaagaaattaaagaaagtaaaatgaaaattagacGCGATGCTGAGATTATGACAGTCACGTATGATCATGTTAATGATAATCAAAATAATGAGAAatcaaaaatttcaataaatcctgcagataaaaaaaataatgcgcAATCGAAAGTGTTTGTTAATGATTGTAAAATAGATCGACGGGTTAAATGTAAACACGAATTGAACGCAACAGAATCATTGCCAATTAAAGAACACATTTTCGTAATGAAGAGCTGTACTGAAAATCTAAATAGAACTAATGATATTTCCGACGTAGAAGCTGCTAGCGccaagataaaaaataaatcttactTTAATAACAATGGCGTTAAGAGAGAATGGTCTCCggatattaaaacattgagAAGGCAAATGAGATACGAATGTAACGGCGCAACAAAAAATTATCATCGGAATGACGATGAATCTTTAATATCGATGAAAGCCTGCGCTGATACTGACAAGGAGGAAATCGTGAGAAAAATTTCGTACGAAGCCAAATCACAAATCGACGGTTTGCTAGCGGGAATTTGGTATTCTAAAAACGCGCAGAAAACGCAATGTTCGCAGCAGTCTTTCGAGAAACACGCCGATATTTCTACGGTTACCGATACCGTTAAGTATTTGGCACATGGTCCATTTGTGACATCAGGCAAGGAAGAGGATGAACTGTTTTTGAAATTGCAAGACAGACATTGCGTTCGTTTGGTGAACGCGAGGAAGGGACAGAGTTCTGTCTTGTACAGTCGAAACGATTATCCGCAACACAATTCAGGATTCTGGTTGTTCGACGAGTCGGGACGTTTACCGGAAGTCTTGGATGAATATCGTTATCTACCAATGCCGAGATTGGATAATCAAGAGAATGTCCGTTTTGATGCAAACATTTTGCGACGCTCTAATACAGCAGTGAAGATAAGAAAGATGGATAGTTGGTCTGATTGCTTGGAAAAGGATTCGCTTGAAGATTGCGCTCGATTACAGCAGAGAGGAGAAAGTGACACTGCGACTTTTAGTTCGTCGTCCGCTGAGAATTTGATACACGAATGGATGGAATCTGTAGATACAAGAAACGAGATAAATGACATAGACGACGATGTTCCCCGAGGTCGTAGATTAGTTTCGTCAAGACCCTCCCTCGATATTGCTCGACATGTCAAAGCTGAAATTGCAAGAGATACTTGTTCCGATAACGCAAAAACATCGATGCTACAGGCACGTGATTCGAATATTGTTGCTCGATTATCCCCAGAAACACAAAGAAAAATTTGTCACTTAATtcagaaaataatgttattggATTCCACTAGAGATTTGGCGTTTTATTGCGAGAAGTGTTCAATGACCGACGCTTTTAATAGCGAAAAATTGCTCCATTCTAAATTCGTAGATGCCAGATTTGTTCATTCTAATAATCAGATAACAAATACCTGCGCGAATGATTACATCCCGAtgaaattgttcgattcatcAAAAGACaagaatcatttatttaaaagactAGCTAATTCTGTAAACACACACAGTCAAGATTTAAACAAATCCAAGGATTCCATTCAAATCCCTCACGAAAGTATAATTACTCCTGTTCCTCCAGACAAGTCACTAAGAAGAGTCGAACATGTAGATAATTCTACAAAAAGAATTACAcgacaaattatttataaaaatatgtcatCAAGAAACGTTGTTAAGAAGAACGATGGATATACAGCGACTGAAATTTTATCAATCTATCGCGAAATTCTCGAAAACAGCAAAAATATGGAATGGGACAACTTTCAGGAATTAGTCGAAGACCTTCACCCTgagcaaaaagaaatatggCGCAATATATGTAGAATAATCAGCGAGAAAGCGAAACGAGAAAGAGCCGGCGATGCGGACAGTAACATCGAAGTCTCTATAGAAATTAGCCCAGTGAATCCTGAAGAAAATATGAAGACGAGCGAAATAAAGACATGTACACGGGAAATCGTGTTCGAAGTGGACATGACGCTGAAGGATGTCGAGAGTTTCCTCCGCAAAGAGCTATATCCGACCGATGAGTGTCTTGACACGTATAAGGATGGCCACAACGACGTCACTAGTTGCAGCAAAAGCAAGCAAGAGTCAAATTCCAACCAGAAGTCAACTCGTTACATTCCAGTCATGTCTAAGTATGTACCGATTTCGTATCAATTCTAA
- the LOC105284375 gene encoding uncharacterized protein LOC105284375, which produces MPQIMAEAFARGLLDKIMIEVLDVIDRNAQNEKSWGYHEETGDARSEYLCDESQVHERTRTNYSKAEEMELIAKIVNGLRDIQIGDSRYVLPPSLLEKQVKCATCTVDTSPANPATDVTEAQRTTQGQGDIHQIVHAAVLESPTEPTELSELNRKEKEAETREATTVSVGLLHQLIEELETKAVPTSSKNDALLDSTSKERFLVWEEKEEQLIRTIEGNVGDTQEITTKTPRESEFATSRFRIVKVNHEDELEPRSSQHVTSALGEVDLEEIHIEERDSNPTSSSKLPCDDATMERILPVDAKKRKAFGDAKTKTRKKGLGSRLRRFFRVAFGRREN; this is translated from the exons ATGCCTCAAATCATGGCAGAGGCATTCGCGAGAGGGCTGCTAGACAAGATAATGATAGAAGTTCTGGACGTTATAGATCGCAACGCGCAGAACG AGAAATCATGGGGATACCACGAGGAAACAGGCGATGCCCGATCGGAATACCTATGCGACGAATCACAAGTGCACGAACGTACCCGCACAAATTATAGCAAGGCCGAAGAAATGGAATTGATCGCGAAGATAGTCAACGGCTTGCGCGACATACAGATCGGAGACTCGCGTTACGTACTGCCGCCTTCATTGTTGGAGAAACAG GTGAAGTGCGCCACATGCACCGTTGACACGTCACCTGCAAATCCGGCGACCGATGTGACCGAAGCTCAGCGCACGACTCAGGGTCAAGGCGACATACATCAGATTGTGCACGCAGCGGTCCTCGAGTCGCCAACCGAGCCTACGGAGTTGTCGGAGTTGAAccggaaagagaaagaagccGAGACCAGGGAAGCGACCACCGTGTCCGTCGGCCTGCTGCATCAGCTGATAGAAGAACTAGAGACTAAGGCAGTTCCGACCAGCTCCAAGAACGATGCCCTGTTAGATTCAACCAGCAAGGAACGTTTCTTAGTTtgggaggagaaggaggaacaGCTTATCAGGACTATCGAGGGCAATGTTGGCGACACGCAAGAGATCACGACGAAGACTCCTCGAGAGAGTGAGTTTGCGACGAGCCGCTTCCGCATCGTCAAAGTGAATCACGAGGACGAGCTGGAGCCCCGCTCGAGTCAGCACGTGACGTCCGCTTTGGGAGAAGTCGACCTCGAGGAGATTcatatcgaggaacgcgattCGAACCCGACATCGTCGTCGAAGCTACCGTGTGACGACGCCACAATGGAGCGAATTCTGCCCGTCGACGCGAAGAAGCGAAAGGCGTTTGGCGATGCAAAGACgaagacgaggaagaaagGCCTCGGCAGCAGATTGAGGCGGTTTTTCCGCGTCGCTTTCGGCCGCCGGGAAAATTAA
- the LOC105284373 gene encoding myosin light chain alkali, which translates to MADLSSRDVEKAEFAFSIYDEDGTNVIDAVNLGNVLRALNLNPTNATIEKLGGTKKKGEKKLKLDEFLPIFSQCKKDKEQGCYEDFLECLKLYDKQENGMMLGAELSHTLLSLGERLTDAECDEVIKDCMDAEDEDGFIPYAPFLKKMMVLL; encoded by the exons ATG GCAGATCTGAGCAGCAGAGATGTCGAAA AGGCGGAATTCGCCTTCTCCATTTATGATGAGGACGGCACCAATGTCATCGACGCGGTAAACCTTGGCAATGTCCTTCGAGCATTGAACTTGAACCCCACGAATGCCACCATCGAAAAGTTGGGCGGCACGAAAAAGAAGGGCGAGAAGAAATTGAAACTGGACGAGTTCCTGCCCATCTTCAGCCAGTGCAAAAAAGACAAGGAGCAGGGGTGCTACGAGGACTTCCTTGAATGTTTGAAGTTGTATGATAAGCAAGAAAACGGAATGATGCTCGGTGCGGAACTGTCTCACACACTGTTATCACTTG GTGAGCGTCTTACTGACGCGGAATGCGACGAAGTGATAAAGGATTGCATGGACGCAGAGGACGAAGATGGTTTCATCCCTTACGCCC CCTTCTTGAAGAAGATGATGGTGCTGTTGTAA